The DNA window AGGGGTTGGCCCCTCCCCCGCTTGCATTCGGTGTACCGGGAACCACGTCAGTTCAGAACGGGTGTGAGTCAGAGCACCGTTACTGTCGTCTCCACAATCTGCGCTCCGACTTTCTCCACGAGATCCCCGCCGGTGGTGGGGAAGATGTTCTTTGCAAGAATCACGTCCATCACGGCATCGACTTCAGTCCCGGTGAGGTTCTCCCGGGGGTAGTTCACCCGCACGTTCACGTTTTGCCCGGCCTCATTCTTGAACGTCATGACGAGGACTTTGGCCATCGGGCTTCACCTCCTATTCAGTGAGGAGCTTGTTCTCGGTGAGGATGAAATCGTGCACGGGATACGCCACAAGTCCTGCAATCGCCACGGCAACGTCGTAGACGTCCTGATGAGCTGCCGTCTCCTTCACCTGGTACGAGAGGGAGCGGATGATGGGACGCCCGTTTTCGTACTGCCCAACCTCGAGCCGAATCCGCAGGCGGTTCGGCTGCTCCACAACCACAACCGGTGGCATGGCAACACCTCCTCAAGAAATTGTCTCTCTACTTATTCTTAAGCGGGTGGGTGGGGGAGCAGTCGATGAGGTTTTCCTCTTCCCCCCTCTCGAGAACCCCGAGGGTTTCAGCTCTCCGGGGAAGACGGAGCTTCTTCCCGCACCTGGGGCACGTAAGGGGAATCCCCGGTACTCGTAGCATTCCCCGCAGCAGAAGATGAACATGAAATCACCTCCTACTCATCCTTAGGGGAGCGGGTGGGGGAACCTTGCCCTTCCTCCATCGCCTCCCGGAGCTTCCCAAGGGCAGACTTTTTGTAGCTCCGGACAGAGCTCCTTGAAATCCCGAGAATCCTTGCGGTCTCCCGTTCCGACAACCCCCCAAAGAAGAGGCAGTCTATGACGTCCCGTTCTCTTCGGGATAGAACCCCAAAGGGAATGGCAGGGGTTCTCCGCTTTTCCTTTTGAACCCTCCTCACTAAGCGTTCCATCACCTCCGGAGGAAAGGGAATCTCCCGGACCTTCAGCTTCCTTACCCCAAAACCCTCCCTCTTGAGAACCCGGTTGAAGGCGTGCTTCTGCTCCAAAGCCATGGGTGTCCTCCTTTTGTCATCGGTTTTCGGCTACTTGAAGGGCTGCTACCGGCTTAAGATGGAGGACTCAGAGCCCTTGCCTCAGATTGGGAAAGCTCCTCCTCGAGGGCTTCAAGCTCATGCTCTTCCGCTTTTGCGATTCTCTCAAGGAG is part of the Candidatus Caldatribacterium sp. genome and encodes:
- a CDS encoding DUF1659 domain-containing protein; this encodes MPPVVVVEQPNRLRIRLEVGQYENGRPIIRSLSYQVKETAAHQDVYDVAVAIAGLVAYPVHDFILTENKLLTE
- a CDS encoding DUF2922 domain-containing protein, which translates into the protein MAKVLVMTFKNEAGQNVNVRVNYPRENLTGTEVDAVMDVILAKNIFPTTGGDLVEKVGAQIVETTVTVL